One window from the genome of Candidatus Synechococcus calcipolaris G9 encodes:
- the rpiA gene encoding ribose-5-phosphate isomerase RpiA: MSMSDAVKLMKQAVAKAAAERVKSGMVVGLGTGSTTAFVIQFLGDRLRSRELTDIRGIPTSFQASVLAKKYGIPLVTLDDVEHLDLAIDGADEVDPDKNLIKGGGAAHTREKIVDSLADEFIVVVDSSKLVDRLGSTFPVPIELLPLALSPVTRAVEKMGGQPNLRMGVKKDGPVITDQGNLVLDVTFDEIKDPASLEASLNNIPGVLENGLFVGVADIILVGELDGETPKVREIN, encoded by the coding sequence ATTTCTATGAGTGATGCCGTTAAATTAATGAAGCAAGCCGTAGCCAAAGCTGCCGCCGAGCGGGTGAAATCAGGTATGGTGGTGGGTCTGGGCACGGGATCAACTACGGCCTTTGTGATCCAATTCCTAGGCGATCGCCTCCGTTCAAGAGAATTAACCGATATTCGCGGCATTCCCACCTCGTTTCAGGCCTCTGTCCTCGCTAAAAAGTATGGCATCCCCCTCGTCACCCTAGATGATGTTGAGCACCTAGACCTGGCGATCGATGGTGCAGACGAAGTAGACCCGGACAAAAATCTGATTAAGGGGGGCGGAGCCGCCCATACCCGCGAAAAAATTGTCGATTCCCTTGCCGACGAATTTATAGTCGTCGTGGATAGCAGCAAGCTTGTGGATCGTCTGGGTTCCACCTTCCCTGTGCCCATTGAACTCTTACCCCTTGCCCTGAGTCCAGTCACCCGGGCTGTGGAAAAAATGGGGGGGCAACCCAATCTCCGCATGGGCGTAAAAAAAGATGGCCCCGTCATTACCGATCAAGGCAACTTGGTTTTAGATGTCACCTTTGATGAAATTAAGGATCCAGCTTCCCTTGAGGCCTCCCTGAATAATATTCCTGGGGTTCTTGAGAATGGCCTATTTGTGGGTGTGGCTGATATTATTTTGGTCGGGGAATTAGACGGTGAGACCCCCAAGGTTCGAGAAATCAACTGA
- a CDS encoding STAS domain-containing protein: MGSKVDVLELTGIFGGSQALEFRQDIARRMDTGTEVILIDCGGISFMDSSGLGALVVALKNVRAKNGQLFLCSIPDQVKMLLDLTSMDKVFRILKDQQEFDTTIRPTLT, encoded by the coding sequence ATGGGCAGTAAAGTTGATGTTTTGGAATTGACCGGCATTTTTGGTGGTTCCCAAGCCCTAGAATTTCGGCAAGACATTGCCCGGCGTATGGATACGGGAACAGAAGTAATCCTAATCGACTGCGGTGGTATTTCCTTTATGGATAGCTCGGGCCTAGGGGCCCTAGTGGTGGCATTAAAAAATGTCCGGGCCAAGAATGGGCAACTTTTCCTCTGTTCGATTCCAGATCAGGTCAAAATGCTCCTTGATCTCACCAGTATGGATAAGGTTTTTCGTATCCTTAAGGATCAGCAGGAATTTGATACAACCATCCGGCCGACGTTGACTTAA